A stretch of DNA from Serinibacter arcticus:
CGCGAGGGCGTGACCGTGGTCGACCCCGCCTCCACCTGGGTGGACGTGACGGTCGAGCTCGCGCGCGACGTCACCCTCCTGCCCGGCGTGCAGCTGCACGGCGCGACGACGATCGGCGAGGGCACCACGGTCGGACCCGACACGACGCTGCGCGACTCGAGCGTCGGGGCCGGTGCGAGCGTCGTCCGCAGCCACGTCCTCGGGGCCCGGATCGCCGACGGCGCGACCGTCGGACCGTTCGCCCACCTCCGCGAGGGCACGGACCTCGGCGCCGGCGGCAAGATCGGCGGCTTCGTCGAGACCAAGAACGCGGTCGTCGGGGCCGGGACGAAGATCCCGCACCTGTCCTACGTCGGCGACGCCGAGATCGGGGCGGGCGCCAACATCGGCGCCGGCGTGATCCTGGCGAACTACGACGGCACCACCAAGAGCCGCACCACCATCGGCGACGGCGCGTTCGTCGGCAGCGACAGCGTCCTCGTGGCGCCGCTCACGATCGGTGCGGGGGCGTTCGTCGCCGCCGGGTCGACCGTGACGCGCGACGTCCCGGCGGGCGACCTCGCCGTCGAGCGCGGTCAGCAGAAGAACCTGCCCGACTGGGTGATCCGCCGTCGACCGGGCTCGCGCTCGGCCAGGGCGGCGACGGCGGCGCGCGACCAGGCGGCAGCAGCAGAATCGTCCGGAGCCGACGCCTCGTCGGAGCCGGTCAAGTCAGACCCGTCAGACATCTGACGAGCAACGTGAAGGGCGCGACGGCATGAGTGGCATCACAACGTTCGGAGAACGTCGACTCGTTCTCATCTCGGGCCGGGCCCACCCCGAGCTGGCCGAGCGTGTGGCCTCGGAGCTGGGTGTGGACCTCGTTCCGACGACCGCCTACGACTTCGCCTCGGGCGAGATCTACGTGCGGTTCGCGGAGAGCGTGCGCGGGGCCGACGCCTTCGTGCTCCAGAGCCACACCGCGCCGATCAACCAGTGGGTCATGGAGCACCTGCTCATGGTGGACGCGCTCAAGCGCGCGTCCGTCAAGCAGATCACCGCCGTGATGCCCTTCTACCCGTACGCGCGGCAGGACAAGAAGCACCGCGGCCGCGAGCCCATCTCGGCCCGCCTGATGGCCGATCTGTTCCGCACGGCCGGCGCGAACCGTCTGATGTCGGTCGACCTGCACGCGGCCCAGACCCAGGGCTTCTTCGACGGCCCCGTGGACCACCTGTTCGCGATGCCGACCCTCGTGGACTACGTCCGCACCCGCGTGGACCTGTCCAACGTCGTGGTCGTCTCGCCCGACGCCGGCCGGATCCGCGTCGCTGAGCAGTGGGCCGCGAAGCTCGGCGGCTGCCCGCTCGCGTTCGTGCACAAGACGCGCGACATCACGCGGCCGAACCAGTCCGTGGCCAACCGTGTGGTCGGTGACGTGGCCGGCCGCGACGCCGTCCTGGTCGACGACCTCATCGACACCGGCGGCACGATCGCCGAGGCGGTCCGGGTGCTCAAGGAGAACGGCGCCCGCAACGTCACCATCGTGGCGACGCACGGCGTGCTGTCCGACCCGGCCACCCGTCGCCTCGCGGAGTGCGGGGCGCAGGAGGTCGTCGTCACCGACACCCTCCCGATCCCGCGCGAGAAGCGGTTCGAGGGCCTGACCGTGCTGTCGATCGCGCCGCTGCTCGCCCGCGCCATCCGCGAGGTGTTCGACGAGGGCAGCGTCACCTCACTGTTCGACGGCAACGCCTGACGGGGTCCGTCACCGGGGGAGTGGGCGCACCGCCGTCGCGGCTGCGGGCGGTCCGCCGCCCCGTGGGTGAGGATGAGGACGTGGACACCCCCCGTGAGACCGAGGACCTCGAGGCGGCGCAGGACTTCGAGTTCGAGCGACGGTTCTTCGTCGCCGAGTTCCCCCGTGCCCTGCGCGACGCGCCGACCCTGATCGTCCAGTCCTACTTCCTGGCCGACGCCGGGTACGCGCTGCGCGTGCGGGTCCAGGCCTCCGAGGTCGAGGCCGACCTGGACGGCAGCAGCCGACCGCTCGACGTCCTCGCGGCCCACGGGCACCGGATGTCCATGGGGAGCGTCACCGTCAAGGGTCCGTCGGTCGGCGGGACGCGGTACGAGTCGGAGCGCCAGGTGGACCCGACGGTCGCCGTCGAGATGATCCGCCGCGGCGGCATGGCGATGTGCAAGACGCGCTACTCGCTGTGGGTCGGCGGCGACGGGTGGTCGATCGACGTCTTCGGCGGCGCGAACCACCCCCTGAT
This window harbors:
- a CDS encoding ribose-phosphate diphosphokinase yields the protein MSGITTFGERRLVLISGRAHPELAERVASELGVDLVPTTAYDFASGEIYVRFAESVRGADAFVLQSHTAPINQWVMEHLLMVDALKRASVKQITAVMPFYPYARQDKKHRGREPISARLMADLFRTAGANRLMSVDLHAAQTQGFFDGPVDHLFAMPTLVDYVRTRVDLSNVVVVSPDAGRIRVAEQWAAKLGGCPLAFVHKTRDITRPNQSVANRVVGDVAGRDAVLVDDLIDTGGTIAEAVRVLKENGARNVTIVATHGVLSDPATRRLAECGAQEVVVTDTLPIPREKRFEGLTVLSIAPLLARAIREVFDEGSVTSLFDGNA
- a CDS encoding CYTH domain-containing protein — protein: MDTPRETEDLEAAQDFEFERRFFVAEFPRALRDAPTLIVQSYFLADAGYALRVRVQASEVEADLDGSSRPLDVLAAHGHRMSMGSVTVKGPSVGGTRYESERQVDPTVAVEMIRRGGMAMCKTRYSLWVGGDGWSIDVFGGANHPLIVAECERSGPVTDLEIPSFCVTELTDDLRFSNESLASRPYGEWAVDYRAELVRTGPAMREDFGTNA